The following proteins are co-located in the Doryrhamphus excisus isolate RoL2022-K1 chromosome 3, RoL_Dexc_1.0, whole genome shotgun sequence genome:
- the gpr185b gene encoding G-protein coupled receptor 12 isoform X3, with amino-acid sequence MILSLAAAAAVSGGGSLNSSSPLDLVSSSTSWGLSEELSNASSEPAVRMTPDLLPATTTVAVQEVSPWDIALCVTGTLISCENALVIAVLFYTPTLRAPMFILIGSLAVADLLAGLGLILNFVFTYLVDGSLELVTLLSVGLLISAFSASVLNILAITVDRYLSLYNALTYHTERTVTFTYVMVIFIWLSCVTLGLLPVLGWNCLRDESMCSICRPVTKNNAVALAVTFLLVFALMMQLYLQICKIAFRHAQQIAVQHQFVAISTTKGVSTLSAILCAFGVCWLPFAMYSIVADSSYPAIYTYATVLPATCCSVINPIIYAFRNPDIQKSLWMACCGCVPSNLSLRPRASSDV; translated from the coding sequence ATGATCCTCTCGCTGGCCGCGGCGGCAGCCGTGAGCGGCGGTGGCAGCCTCAACTCCTCGTCCCCCCTGGACCTTGTCAGCTCATCCACCTCCTGGGGTCTTTCTGAGGAGCTGTCCAACGCGTCCTCCGAGCCGGCGGTGCGGATGACCCCAGACCTCCTGCCGGCAACCACCACTGTGGCTGTCCAGGAAGTGAGCCCATGGGACATTGCACTGTGCGTAACAGGAACGCTCATTTCGTGCGAGAACGCACTGGTCATCGCCGTGCTCTTCTACACTCCCACGCTGCGGGCGCCCATGTTCATCCTGATCGGCTCACTGGCAGTGGCGGACCTCCTGGCTGGTCTCGGCCTCATCTTGAACTTTGTCTTCACCTACTTGGTAGACGGCTCGCTGGAGCTGGTGACTCTTCTGTCAGTGGGACTGCTCATCTCGGCGTTCTCCGCATCCGTTCTCAACATCCTGGCCATCACGGTGGACCGCTACCTGTCGCTGTACAACGCGCTGACCTACCACACGGAGCGGACGGTCACCTTCACCTATGTGATGGTCATCTTCATCTGGCTCTCATGTGTCACGCTGGGCCTGCTGCCGGTGCTCGGTTGGAACTGCCTGCGGGACGAGTCCATGTGCAGCATCTGCCGGCCGGTCACCAAAAACAACGCTGTGGCCCTTGCTGTCACCTTCCTGCTGGTTTTTGCCCTCATGATGCAGCTGTACCTGCAGATCTGTAAGATCGCCTTTCGCCATGCACAGCAGATCGCCGTGCAGCACCAGTTCGTGGCCATCTCCACCACCAAGGGCGTCTCCACGCTGTCGGCCATCCTGTGTGCCTTCGGGGTGTGCTGGCTCCCGTTTGCCATGTACTCCATTGTGGCCGACTCCAGCTACCCCGCCATATACACCTATGCCACCGTGCTGCCGGCCACCTGCTGCTCCGTCATCAACCCCATCATCTATGCGTTCCGAAACCCGGACATCCAGAAGTCGCTGTGGATGGCATGTTGCGGTTGCGTTCCATCCAATCTTTCGCTCAGACCACGCGCCTCCAGTGACGTGTAG
- the gpr185b gene encoding G-protein coupled receptor 12 isoform X1: protein MWHLLAMILSLAAAAAVSGGGSLNSSSPLDLVSSSTSWGLSEELSNASSEPAVRMTPDLLPATTTVAVQEVSPWDIALCVTGTLISCENALVIAVLFYTPTLRAPMFILIGSLAVADLLAGLGLILNFVFTYLVDGSLELVTLLSVGLLISAFSASVLNILAITVDRYLSLYNALTYHTERTVTFTYVMVIFIWLSCVTLGLLPVLGWNCLRDESMCSICRPVTKNNAVALAVTFLLVFALMMQLYLQICKIAFRHAQQIAVQHQFVAISTTKGVSTLSAILCAFGVCWLPFAMYSIVADSSYPAIYTYATVLPATCCSVINPIIYAFRNPDIQKSLWMACCGCVPSNLSLRPRASSDV, encoded by the exons ATGTGGCACCTTTTAG CCATGATCCTCTCGCTGGCCGCGGCGGCAGCCGTGAGCGGCGGTGGCAGCCTCAACTCCTCGTCCCCCCTGGACCTTGTCAGCTCATCCACCTCCTGGGGTCTTTCTGAGGAGCTGTCCAACGCGTCCTCCGAGCCGGCGGTGCGGATGACCCCAGACCTCCTGCCGGCAACCACCACTGTGGCTGTCCAGGAAGTGAGCCCATGGGACATTGCACTGTGCGTAACAGGAACGCTCATTTCGTGCGAGAACGCACTGGTCATCGCCGTGCTCTTCTACACTCCCACGCTGCGGGCGCCCATGTTCATCCTGATCGGCTCACTGGCAGTGGCGGACCTCCTGGCTGGTCTCGGCCTCATCTTGAACTTTGTCTTCACCTACTTGGTAGACGGCTCGCTGGAGCTGGTGACTCTTCTGTCAGTGGGACTGCTCATCTCGGCGTTCTCCGCATCCGTTCTCAACATCCTGGCCATCACGGTGGACCGCTACCTGTCGCTGTACAACGCGCTGACCTACCACACGGAGCGGACGGTCACCTTCACCTATGTGATGGTCATCTTCATCTGGCTCTCATGTGTCACGCTGGGCCTGCTGCCGGTGCTCGGTTGGAACTGCCTGCGGGACGAGTCCATGTGCAGCATCTGCCGGCCGGTCACCAAAAACAACGCTGTGGCCCTTGCTGTCACCTTCCTGCTGGTTTTTGCCCTCATGATGCAGCTGTACCTGCAGATCTGTAAGATCGCCTTTCGCCATGCACAGCAGATCGCCGTGCAGCACCAGTTCGTGGCCATCTCCACCACCAAGGGCGTCTCCACGCTGTCGGCCATCCTGTGTGCCTTCGGGGTGTGCTGGCTCCCGTTTGCCATGTACTCCATTGTGGCCGACTCCAGCTACCCCGCCATATACACCTATGCCACCGTGCTGCCGGCCACCTGCTGCTCCGTCATCAACCCCATCATCTATGCGTTCCGAAACCCGGACATCCAGAAGTCGCTGTGGATGGCATGTTGCGGTTGCGTTCCATCCAATCTTTCGCTCAGACCACGCGCCTCCAGTGACGTGTAG
- the gpr185b gene encoding G-protein coupled receptor 12 isoform X2, which translates to MAMILSLAAAAAVSGGGSLNSSSPLDLVSSSTSWGLSEELSNASSEPAVRMTPDLLPATTTVAVQEVSPWDIALCVTGTLISCENALVIAVLFYTPTLRAPMFILIGSLAVADLLAGLGLILNFVFTYLVDGSLELVTLLSVGLLISAFSASVLNILAITVDRYLSLYNALTYHTERTVTFTYVMVIFIWLSCVTLGLLPVLGWNCLRDESMCSICRPVTKNNAVALAVTFLLVFALMMQLYLQICKIAFRHAQQIAVQHQFVAISTTKGVSTLSAILCAFGVCWLPFAMYSIVADSSYPAIYTYATVLPATCCSVINPIIYAFRNPDIQKSLWMACCGCVPSNLSLRPRASSDV; encoded by the exons ATgg CCATGATCCTCTCGCTGGCCGCGGCGGCAGCCGTGAGCGGCGGTGGCAGCCTCAACTCCTCGTCCCCCCTGGACCTTGTCAGCTCATCCACCTCCTGGGGTCTTTCTGAGGAGCTGTCCAACGCGTCCTCCGAGCCGGCGGTGCGGATGACCCCAGACCTCCTGCCGGCAACCACCACTGTGGCTGTCCAGGAAGTGAGCCCATGGGACATTGCACTGTGCGTAACAGGAACGCTCATTTCGTGCGAGAACGCACTGGTCATCGCCGTGCTCTTCTACACTCCCACGCTGCGGGCGCCCATGTTCATCCTGATCGGCTCACTGGCAGTGGCGGACCTCCTGGCTGGTCTCGGCCTCATCTTGAACTTTGTCTTCACCTACTTGGTAGACGGCTCGCTGGAGCTGGTGACTCTTCTGTCAGTGGGACTGCTCATCTCGGCGTTCTCCGCATCCGTTCTCAACATCCTGGCCATCACGGTGGACCGCTACCTGTCGCTGTACAACGCGCTGACCTACCACACGGAGCGGACGGTCACCTTCACCTATGTGATGGTCATCTTCATCTGGCTCTCATGTGTCACGCTGGGCCTGCTGCCGGTGCTCGGTTGGAACTGCCTGCGGGACGAGTCCATGTGCAGCATCTGCCGGCCGGTCACCAAAAACAACGCTGTGGCCCTTGCTGTCACCTTCCTGCTGGTTTTTGCCCTCATGATGCAGCTGTACCTGCAGATCTGTAAGATCGCCTTTCGCCATGCACAGCAGATCGCCGTGCAGCACCAGTTCGTGGCCATCTCCACCACCAAGGGCGTCTCCACGCTGTCGGCCATCCTGTGTGCCTTCGGGGTGTGCTGGCTCCCGTTTGCCATGTACTCCATTGTGGCCGACTCCAGCTACCCCGCCATATACACCTATGCCACCGTGCTGCCGGCCACCTGCTGCTCCGTCATCAACCCCATCATCTATGCGTTCCGAAACCCGGACATCCAGAAGTCGCTGTGGATGGCATGTTGCGGTTGCGTTCCATCCAATCTTTCGCTCAGACCACGCGCCTCCAGTGACGTGTAG